The following proteins come from a genomic window of Corallococcus sp. NCRR:
- a CDS encoding SAM-dependent methyltransferase has translation MKPLSAPTPTPSTTPTRGRAANEAVTPSSGPHVPTPLDVRAYHEALAARGLARQGASPRVYCHTGLVDRLPPPGTPGPELRERLRSSQEALLAELARAMGPFPDGGEVLDVGSVLGGSALYWAQEHRARVTAMVSEPTHVEQARRFVHEAGMSAHVHVRPCTGEPPRPRERYDAIIAVENTCALPRAERLRAAHARLKPGGMLAIADCFWVRPDAVHPTENAWSRHLGSVNAFLADAREAGLELEVHDDVSARAVGFWTLSSELRIHEHMARAPTDARSLRAALNAMRAESRREHLWLQQGLLDGGLEYALLVLRREA, from the coding sequence ATGAAGCCCCTCAGCGCACCCACCCCGACGCCGTCCACGACCCCGACGCGCGGGCGCGCCGCGAATGAGGCGGTGACCCCGTCCAGCGGCCCGCACGTGCCCACCCCGCTCGATGTGCGCGCCTACCATGAAGCCCTCGCCGCGCGCGGCCTCGCCCGCCAGGGCGCGAGCCCCCGCGTGTACTGCCACACGGGGCTGGTGGACCGGCTGCCTCCCCCCGGCACGCCGGGACCGGAGCTGCGCGAGCGGCTGAGGAGCTCGCAGGAGGCGCTGCTCGCGGAGCTGGCGCGCGCCATGGGCCCCTTCCCGGACGGCGGCGAGGTGCTGGACGTGGGCAGCGTGCTGGGCGGCAGCGCGCTCTACTGGGCCCAGGAGCACCGCGCGCGCGTGACGGCGATGGTGAGCGAGCCCACGCACGTGGAGCAGGCGCGCCGCTTCGTGCACGAGGCGGGCATGAGCGCGCACGTGCACGTCCGGCCGTGTACGGGCGAGCCGCCCCGGCCCCGCGAGCGCTACGACGCCATCATCGCCGTGGAGAACACCTGCGCCCTGCCCCGGGCGGAGAGGCTGCGCGCCGCGCACGCCCGGCTCAAGCCCGGCGGCATGCTCGCCATCGCGGACTGCTTCTGGGTGCGGCCCGACGCCGTGCATCCGACCGAGAACGCATGGAGCCGGCACCTGGGCAGCGTGAACGCGTTCCTCGCCGACGCGCGCGAAGCAGGCCTGGAGCTGGAGGTGCACGACGACGTGTCCGCGCGAGCGGTGGGCTTCTGGACGCTGAGCTCGGAGCTGCGCATCCACGAGCACATGGCACGCGCGCCCACGGACGCACGCAGCCTGCGCGCCGCGCTCAACGCCATGCGCGCCGAGTCGCGCCGCGAGCACCTGTGGCTGCAGCAGGGCCTGCTGGATGGAGGCCTGGAGTACGCGCTGCTCGTGCTGCGCCGCGAGGCATGA
- a CDS encoding SAM-dependent methyltransferase gives MTDGRSGTAAAKRTVYCEDALAWLDARPVLEGCSMVASLPDVSEFPQLTVPQWKDWFVGAAAKVLSRVPEDGVAVFYQSDVKKDGAWVDKGYLVSKAAELSGCDTLWHKVVCRRTPGTVTFGRPAYSHLLCFSRGLKADAARSTADVLPDPGEVTWTRGMGLNACLVACRFILEQTRTRTVVDPFCGHGTALAVANALGLDAVGVELSRKRARRARNLQAAWTGGKLVLSSAAGDGEDEPSPE, from the coding sequence ATGACGGATGGACGCAGCGGGACGGCGGCAGCGAAGCGCACGGTGTACTGCGAGGACGCGCTCGCGTGGCTGGACGCACGGCCGGTGTTGGAGGGGTGCTCGATGGTGGCGTCGCTGCCGGACGTCTCCGAGTTCCCGCAGCTCACGGTGCCCCAGTGGAAGGACTGGTTCGTGGGGGCGGCGGCGAAGGTGTTGTCGCGGGTGCCGGAGGACGGGGTGGCGGTGTTCTACCAGTCGGACGTGAAGAAGGACGGCGCCTGGGTGGACAAGGGCTACCTGGTGTCGAAGGCGGCGGAGCTGTCAGGGTGCGACACGCTCTGGCACAAGGTGGTGTGTCGCAGGACGCCGGGGACGGTGACGTTCGGGAGGCCCGCGTACTCGCACCTGCTGTGTTTCAGCCGGGGGTTGAAGGCGGACGCGGCGAGGTCCACGGCGGACGTGTTGCCGGACCCCGGTGAGGTGACGTGGACGCGAGGCATGGGGCTCAACGCGTGCCTGGTGGCGTGCCGCTTCATCCTGGAGCAGACGCGGACGCGAACGGTAGTGGACCCGTTCTGCGGCCACGGCACCGCGCTCGCGGTGGCCAACGCGCTGGGCCTGGACGCGGTGGGCGTGGAGCTGAGCCGCAAGCGGGCACGCCGAGCGAGGAACCTCCAGGCGGCGTGGACGGGCGGGAAGCTGGTGCTGTCCAGCGCGGCCGGTGACGGCGAAGACGAGCCGTCACCGGAGTGA
- a CDS encoding molybdopterin-dependent oxidoreductase: MPAERVLTRRRVLLGAAALATSACDSQRPRAGFLGVMDRFNERAQAALFHPHRLAPEEPVEQLTPPGDFPHYFISDTVPLAPAGWRLEVGGLVARPRAFTLEELRRLPRTDYRIRHHCVEGWSAVASWHGVALRDLAQAVGADPRAGFVEFRSFDQGYYSSWDAPSALHPQTVLAYGMNGAPLIPGHGAPLRLYSGVKLGYKMVKYLTTVRFLPEPTGGTWEDRGYEWFAGV, encoded by the coding sequence ATGCCCGCTGAGCGCGTCCTCACCCGCCGCCGAGTCCTCCTGGGCGCCGCGGCGCTCGCCACCAGCGCCTGCGACTCCCAACGTCCGCGCGCGGGCTTCCTCGGCGTGATGGACCGCTTCAACGAGCGCGCCCAGGCCGCCCTCTTCCATCCCCACCGGCTCGCCCCCGAGGAGCCCGTCGAGCAGCTCACCCCGCCCGGCGACTTCCCCCACTACTTCATCTCCGACACCGTGCCCCTGGCCCCCGCGGGCTGGAGGCTCGAAGTGGGCGGACTCGTGGCCCGTCCGCGCGCCTTCACGCTGGAGGAGCTGCGGAGGCTGCCCCGGACGGACTACCGGATCCGCCACCACTGCGTGGAGGGCTGGAGCGCGGTGGCGTCATGGCACGGCGTGGCCCTCCGCGACCTGGCCCAGGCCGTGGGCGCGGATCCGCGCGCGGGGTTCGTGGAGTTCCGCTCGTTCGACCAGGGCTACTACTCGTCGTGGGATGCGCCGAGCGCGCTGCACCCGCAGACCGTGCTCGCGTACGGCATGAACGGAGCGCCGCTCATCCCCGGCCACGGCGCGCCGCTGCGCCTCTATTCGGGCGTGAAGCTGGGCTACAAGATGGTGAAGTACCTCACCACCGTGCGCTTCCTCCCGGAGCCCACGGGGGGCACCTGGGAGGACCGCGGCTACGAGTGGTTCGCCGGCGTCTAG
- a CDS encoding cytochrome b/b6 domain-containing protein, producing the protein MHPPESRRPQPWPIRFAHWANVPLLAILAASGLQILTAYPRMGARGQPFAFYPFQDATPPSWLRLGDWLAGARSWHFAFGWFLALNGFAYVLYLAISGEWRRRLFLPRRDTRDAVATLAYYLRLRPAPVQTGLYNGLQRLAYTATLFMGALSILSGLVLYKPVQLQWLTRLFGGYDPARFVHLLLLALFAFFTVGHVLLVALHPRTFGEMITGGRKPDAR; encoded by the coding sequence GTGCACCCGCCCGAGTCCCGCCGTCCCCAGCCCTGGCCCATCCGGTTCGCGCACTGGGCCAACGTGCCGCTGCTCGCCATCCTCGCGGCCAGCGGGCTGCAGATCCTCACCGCGTATCCGCGCATGGGCGCTCGCGGACAGCCCTTCGCGTTCTATCCCTTCCAGGACGCCACGCCGCCGTCGTGGCTGCGCCTGGGGGACTGGCTCGCGGGGGCGCGAAGCTGGCACTTCGCGTTCGGCTGGTTCCTGGCCCTCAACGGCTTCGCGTACGTGCTCTATCTCGCCATCAGCGGCGAGTGGCGCCGCCGCCTGTTCCTCCCGCGCCGCGACACGCGCGATGCCGTGGCCACGCTCGCGTACTACCTGCGGCTGCGCCCCGCGCCCGTACAGACGGGCCTCTACAACGGGCTCCAGCGGCTGGCGTACACCGCCACGCTGTTCATGGGCGCGCTGTCCATCCTGTCCGGGCTCGTCCTCTACAAGCCCGTGCAGCTCCAGTGGCTCACCCGGCTCTTCGGGGGCTACGACCCCGCGCGCTTCGTGCACCTGCTGCTGCTCGCGCTGTTCGCGTTCTTCACCGTGGGCCACGTCCTCCTCGTCGCCCTGCACCCGCGCACCTTCGGGGAGATGATCACCGGAGGGAGGAAGCCCGATGCCCGCTGA
- a CDS encoding metallophosphoesterase family protein: MRFSFVHAADLHLDTPFRGVATHGPLLERFQQSTFHALARIVDVCLRERVTFLLLAGDLFDVKDRSVRARLALRTELSRLDRAGIQTFIVHGNHDPLSGDTGTLGLPASVKVFGPEWEDVEVRREGRRLCHVQGVSYPDVEVRENLSARFRRTGEHFSVGLLHANLGGDAGHANYAPCTAADLAAGGLDYWALGHVHTRAEHLLPGGGVAVYPGNPQGRHVHETGERGCVVVDVEDGVARRRFVPVDRVRWHRLDVPLAGVTSLDMLQAVATEVVESRCAEDFDGHAVRLTLAGRGPLHRELARPNARTQLEADLRERLSRAHPPVLLESLRDGSRPEVDLEAVRAGGGFLGTLLEEARALTQDDEALAALWDDEDLTTLGQRLKRLGVDALEAPRPEWVSQAGQRGVEQLHEEAS; the protein is encoded by the coding sequence ATGCGCTTCTCCTTCGTGCATGCCGCGGATCTCCATCTGGACACGCCGTTCCGGGGAGTGGCCACGCACGGCCCGCTCCTGGAGCGCTTCCAGCAGTCCACCTTCCATGCACTCGCGCGCATCGTGGACGTGTGTTTGCGCGAGCGCGTGACGTTCCTCCTCCTGGCCGGGGACTTGTTCGACGTGAAGGACCGCTCGGTGCGCGCGCGGCTGGCGCTGCGCACGGAGCTGTCGCGGCTGGACCGCGCGGGCATCCAGACCTTCATCGTCCACGGCAACCATGATCCGCTGAGCGGGGACACCGGCACGCTGGGGCTGCCCGCGTCGGTGAAGGTGTTCGGCCCGGAGTGGGAGGACGTGGAGGTGCGGCGCGAGGGCCGGCGCCTGTGCCACGTGCAGGGCGTGTCCTATCCGGACGTGGAGGTGCGCGAGAACCTGTCCGCGCGCTTCCGCCGCACCGGCGAGCACTTCAGCGTGGGCCTGCTGCACGCGAACCTGGGCGGCGACGCGGGCCACGCGAACTACGCGCCCTGCACCGCCGCGGACCTGGCGGCGGGCGGGCTGGACTACTGGGCGCTGGGCCACGTGCACACGCGCGCGGAGCACCTGCTGCCCGGCGGCGGCGTGGCGGTGTACCCGGGCAACCCGCAGGGCCGGCACGTGCACGAAACGGGCGAGCGCGGCTGCGTGGTGGTGGACGTGGAGGACGGCGTCGCGCGCAGGCGCTTCGTGCCGGTGGACCGCGTGCGCTGGCACCGGCTGGACGTGCCGCTCGCGGGCGTCACGTCGCTGGACATGCTCCAGGCGGTGGCCACGGAGGTGGTGGAGTCGCGCTGCGCGGAGGACTTCGACGGGCACGCGGTGCGCCTCACGCTGGCCGGACGCGGCCCGCTGCACCGGGAGCTCGCGCGGCCCAACGCGAGGACGCAGCTGGAGGCGGACCTGCGCGAGCGGCTCTCTCGCGCGCATCCGCCGGTGCTGCTGGAGTCGCTGCGCGATGGCAGCCGGCCGGAGGTGGACCTGGAGGCGGTGCGCGCCGGGGGCGGCTTCCTGGGCACGCTGCTGGAAGAAGCGCGGGCGCTGACCCAGGACGACGAAGCGCTCGCGGCCCTATGGGACGACGAGGACCTGACGACGCTGGGACAGCGCCTCAAGCGGCTGGGCGTGGATGCGCTGGAAGCGCCCCGGCCGGAGTGGGTGTCGCAGGCGGGCCAGCGCGGCGTGGAGCAACTCCACGAGGAGGCATCATGA
- a CDS encoding alpha/beta fold hydrolase: protein MPTTHATDGTPLNYRVFGDGPRDVVLVHGWMVSGAVWDAMLEKLDMTGLRLIVPDHRGTGASGRPASGYTLEQYARDVLAVADHAKAQRFALVGHSMGGQIAKWVAADAPSRVSGLVLLNTVPAAGLPLPPDAAGLFRTSAGDREKQKTILGLACKQLSPESLEVLLKDSGAVSKDAIEQCFDSWTAGGFADRLSAITAPTLVVATDDPFLPAVFLKQAVVGLIRNARLTHLPGPGHYPQVERPAETAALVSAFLAGNAAQA from the coding sequence ATGCCCACGACCCACGCGACGGATGGCACACCCCTGAACTACCGGGTGTTCGGGGACGGTCCTCGCGACGTGGTGCTGGTGCACGGGTGGATGGTGTCCGGCGCGGTGTGGGACGCGATGCTGGAGAAGCTGGACATGACCGGCCTGCGGCTCATCGTCCCGGACCACCGGGGCACCGGGGCGTCCGGGCGGCCGGCGTCGGGGTACACGCTGGAGCAGTACGCCAGGGACGTGCTCGCGGTGGCGGACCACGCGAAGGCGCAGCGCTTCGCGCTGGTGGGCCACAGCATGGGCGGGCAGATCGCCAAGTGGGTGGCGGCGGATGCGCCCTCGCGCGTCAGCGGCCTGGTGCTGCTCAACACGGTGCCCGCGGCGGGGCTGCCCCTGCCTCCGGACGCGGCGGGGCTGTTCCGCACCTCCGCGGGCGACCGGGAGAAGCAGAAGACCATCCTGGGCCTGGCCTGCAAGCAGCTGTCGCCGGAGTCGCTGGAGGTCCTGCTGAAGGACTCGGGCGCGGTGTCGAAGGACGCCATCGAGCAGTGCTTCGACTCCTGGACGGCGGGCGGCTTCGCGGACCGGCTGTCCGCCATCACCGCGCCCACGCTGGTGGTGGCCACGGATGATCCGTTCCTGCCGGCCGTGTTCCTCAAGCAGGCGGTGGTGGGGCTCATCCGCAACGCGCGCCTGACGCACCTGCCGGGGCCGGGGCACTACCCCCAGGTGGAGCGTCCGGCGGAGACGGCCGCGCTGGTGTCGGCCTTCCTCGCGGGCAACGCCGCGCAGGCCTGA
- a CDS encoding sensor histidine kinase translates to MKSPPPSSCQGVTAFRRWMRAQDAGQLLASLRVRPLAGYLLRGSALVGAVAWAPGVHSFFAVPLTPALACFLPGAVHRVAFACVHARHRRVGEGSWLAWLPGLALEHFFLAGLTALAAPPGVFILGLLLIGTSAVHGQRYRVTWREPFLMIGTLAALLGAAVLAWHAHNGLLLAVVGPAALGAQVYLGSLAMRYDQARADADRLRAAVHAQLVEQQERDVGRLTQAMAEILGHHQGMDQALHEAGTAADMMKAFGTQRGVLARTGFEDQARQLQDSLRQLQEMVKEVRAKSRRFAGTEPEAVDLGLVLESVQAQVSLRFPDVDIHVELQMPQPPRALLRGGPLTLRRVVENLVVNACEGNGEQGASRVFIRARTEPLSGRLEVEIEDDGPGFPPERLTAPAEELYTTKSQGTGLGLYTSECLLRASGGLLHRHNGPGGGALLRILLPREYP, encoded by the coding sequence ATGAAGTCCCCGCCCCCGTCCTCCTGCCAGGGAGTGACGGCCTTCCGCCGCTGGATGCGCGCCCAGGACGCGGGCCAGCTCCTCGCGTCCCTGCGCGTGCGCCCCCTCGCGGGCTACCTCCTCCGGGGTTCGGCGCTCGTGGGCGCCGTCGCGTGGGCCCCCGGCGTCCACTCCTTCTTCGCCGTGCCCCTCACGCCCGCGCTCGCGTGCTTCCTGCCCGGCGCCGTCCACCGCGTCGCCTTCGCCTGCGTGCACGCGCGCCACCGTCGCGTGGGCGAGGGGAGCTGGCTCGCGTGGCTGCCGGGCCTGGCGCTGGAGCACTTCTTCCTCGCGGGCCTCACCGCGCTCGCCGCGCCGCCCGGGGTGTTCATCCTCGGCCTGCTGCTCATCGGCACCTCGGCGGTGCATGGCCAGCGCTACCGCGTGACGTGGCGCGAGCCCTTCCTCATGATCGGCACGCTCGCGGCCCTGCTGGGCGCAGCGGTCCTGGCGTGGCACGCCCACAACGGGCTGCTCCTCGCCGTCGTGGGGCCCGCGGCCCTCGGCGCGCAGGTGTACCTGGGCTCGCTCGCCATGCGCTACGACCAGGCCCGCGCGGACGCGGACCGCCTGCGCGCCGCCGTGCACGCGCAGCTCGTGGAGCAGCAGGAGCGCGACGTGGGCCGCCTCACCCAGGCCATGGCGGAAATCCTCGGCCACCACCAGGGCATGGACCAGGCGCTGCACGAGGCCGGCACCGCCGCGGACATGATGAAGGCCTTCGGCACGCAGCGCGGCGTGCTCGCGCGCACCGGCTTCGAGGACCAGGCCCGCCAGCTGCAAGACAGCCTGCGCCAGCTCCAGGAGATGGTGAAGGAGGTGCGCGCCAAGAGCCGCCGCTTCGCCGGCACGGAGCCGGAGGCCGTGGACCTGGGGCTCGTCCTGGAGTCCGTGCAGGCCCAGGTGTCCCTGCGCTTCCCCGACGTGGACATCCACGTGGAGCTGCAGATGCCCCAGCCGCCTCGCGCGCTCCTGCGCGGCGGGCCGCTCACGCTGCGCCGGGTGGTGGAGAACCTGGTTGTCAACGCATGCGAGGGCAATGGCGAGCAGGGCGCGTCCCGGGTCTTCATCCGGGCGCGCACCGAACCCCTCAGCGGACGCCTGGAGGTGGAGATCGAGGACGACGGACCCGGCTTCCCTCCGGAGCGCCTCACCGCACCCGCGGAGGAGCTCTACACGACCAAGTCCCAGGGCACGGGACTGGGCCTCTACACCAGCGAGTGCCTGCTCCGCGCCAGCGGGGGCCTGCTGCACCGGCACAACGGACCAGGAGGCGGCGCCCTGCTCCGCATCCTGCTGCCCCGGGAGTACCCATGA
- a CDS encoding outer membrane beta-barrel protein: MRPVTSWLPPLPLLPALAVLLLAPRAEAQAPSDEGPAPLAFADFSWLPGNAGASERPLSFGPFTGELRLDTAYHYSFNRPQDDTLSGSSEVFRHGEVQVTQLGMGGDFLYKNVMGRLMTQFGMYSQTTPRNDASPSRGQWSLDNAYRYVSEAYGGYHFDALRGINLQAGIFMSYIGLWSYYNADNWTYQPSYVSSNTPWFFNGVRAQIFVSDTLKIEPWLVNGWQSYGRFNDGQGVGGQILWRPTGWLSVVGNQYYGSDTLGNPGRKRVHTDDSVMVKYHDAPARFVSKAAASLTLDAGCEFGGGVDCGSQYFLGFMAYHRAWFLQDRLALTVGGGAITNPGRYLVLLPPINGTTAASGTPYFTANPGDRYRAWDLQVAVDVIPQPFITFRVEFNHRAASVPYFSGRGGVTPPGGNQGAPGSFVDGWRPDLVKTESRLTGALMVKL; encoded by the coding sequence ATGAGACCCGTCACCTCCTGGCTGCCTCCGCTCCCGCTCCTACCCGCGCTCGCCGTGTTGCTGCTCGCACCGCGCGCCGAAGCCCAAGCCCCGTCCGACGAGGGCCCCGCGCCGCTGGCCTTCGCGGACTTCTCCTGGCTGCCCGGCAACGCGGGCGCCAGCGAGAGGCCGCTGAGCTTCGGCCCGTTCACCGGCGAGCTCCGCCTGGATACGGCGTACCACTACAGCTTCAACCGCCCCCAGGACGACACGCTCTCCGGCTCCAGCGAGGTGTTCCGCCACGGCGAGGTGCAGGTCACGCAGCTGGGGATGGGCGGGGACTTTCTCTACAAGAACGTCATGGGCCGCTTGATGACCCAGTTCGGCATGTACTCGCAGACCACGCCGCGCAACGACGCGAGCCCCTCGCGCGGCCAGTGGAGTCTGGACAACGCCTACCGCTACGTCTCCGAGGCCTACGGCGGCTACCACTTCGATGCGCTGCGAGGCATCAACCTGCAGGCCGGCATCTTCATGAGCTACATCGGCTTGTGGAGCTACTACAACGCGGACAACTGGACCTACCAGCCGTCCTACGTGTCGTCGAACACGCCGTGGTTCTTCAACGGCGTGCGCGCTCAAATCTTCGTCAGCGACACGCTCAAGATTGAACCGTGGCTCGTCAATGGCTGGCAGTCGTATGGCCGCTTCAACGACGGCCAAGGCGTGGGCGGGCAGATTCTGTGGCGTCCCACGGGCTGGCTGTCGGTGGTGGGCAACCAGTATTACGGCTCCGACACGCTGGGGAACCCGGGCCGCAAGCGCGTGCACACCGACGACAGCGTGATGGTGAAGTACCACGACGCGCCGGCCCGCTTCGTCAGCAAGGCGGCGGCGTCGCTCACGCTGGACGCGGGCTGTGAGTTCGGCGGCGGCGTGGACTGCGGGTCGCAGTACTTCCTGGGGTTCATGGCGTACCACCGCGCGTGGTTCCTCCAGGACCGGCTGGCGCTGACGGTGGGCGGTGGCGCCATCACCAATCCCGGGCGCTACCTGGTGCTGCTGCCGCCCATCAACGGGACGACCGCGGCCTCCGGCACGCCGTACTTCACCGCGAACCCGGGCGACCGCTACCGCGCCTGGGACCTCCAGGTGGCCGTGGACGTCATCCCCCAGCCGTTCATCACCTTCCGCGTGGAGTTCAACCACCGCGCCGCCAGCGTGCCGTACTTCTCCGGACGCGGAGGCGTCACGCCGCCCGGTGGCAACCAGGGCGCGCCGGGCTCGTTCGTGGACGGCTGGCGCCCCGACCTGGTGAAGACGGAGAGCCGCCTCACCGGCGCGTTGATGGTGAAGCTTTGA